One segment of Amycolatopsis alba DSM 44262 DNA contains the following:
- a CDS encoding response regulator: MIRVLIADDQDMVRIGFRMILDAQDDIEVVADVPDGVSAVAKARELRPDVCLLDIRMPGIDGLEVTKQLAGPDVVDPLKVVVVTTFDLDEYVHTALRNGASGFLLKDAGPALLIEAVRAAARGDALVSPQITVRLLKHFDGGTVKREVIPPSEPLTARELDVVKAAAKGLTNTEIGAELFLSLSTVKTHLASVQGKVGARNRVEIAAWAWRSGVVD; encoded by the coding sequence GTGATCCGGGTATTGATCGCCGACGACCAGGACATGGTGCGGATCGGCTTCCGGATGATCCTGGACGCGCAGGACGACATCGAGGTGGTCGCCGACGTGCCGGACGGTGTCTCGGCGGTCGCGAAGGCGCGCGAACTGCGGCCGGACGTCTGCCTGCTGGACATCCGCATGCCGGGCATCGACGGGCTCGAGGTCACCAAGCAGCTGGCGGGCCCGGATGTGGTCGATCCGCTGAAGGTGGTGGTGGTCACGACGTTCGATCTGGACGAGTACGTGCACACCGCGCTGCGGAACGGCGCGAGCGGGTTCCTGTTGAAGGACGCCGGTCCGGCGCTGCTGATCGAGGCGGTGCGCGCGGCCGCACGCGGGGACGCGCTGGTTTCGCCGCAGATCACCGTCCGGCTGTTGAAGCATTTCGACGGCGGCACGGTGAAACGCGAGGTCATTCCGCCTTCGGAGCCGCTGACCGCGCGGGAACTGGACGTGGTCAAGGCGGCCGCGAAGGGGCTGACGAACACCGAGATCGGGGCCGAGCTGTTCCTGTCGCTGTCGACGGTGAAGACGCATCTGGCGTCGGTGCAGGGCAAGGTCGGTGCGCGGAACCGGGTGGAGATCGCGGCGTGGGCGTGGCGTAGCGGCGTCGTCGACTGA
- a CDS encoding amidohydrolase family protein has product MQRRFHAPVVLPADPACSLLRDAVVDVDEAGRVTHVGPASEAPETSAPVTRLSGLLLPGLVNAHAHSPMTLLRGMGGDLPLLRWLTEIIWPAEAKLKPADIRTGMVLGSVEMLRHGVTTSAEMYFEGEQLADAVLTTGGRVILAPPVMELPGMDWRAMLKGIERWIDTDGLRFGPGERIEVGYGPHSAYMLNEEALRATAESAAERGALVQIHVAEAALEDVKQREVHGSVPALLEKVGMLRGRTLAAHAIHLSDEDIALFAARGVGMAHCPGSNAKLASGIARVTDLRKAGVAVGLGTDGPASNDDIDLWEELQLSAMFARLATGDSTVLTAADAFLLGTRGGADALGRTDIGALEPGRWADMVHVDLDDPAFAAGLDVPDEQLLSNLVWAAGSRRVRDVWVAGEQVVGDGESLRVDRAKVQAEVAETSARLRS; this is encoded by the coding sequence ATGCAACGCCGTTTCCACGCTCCTGTCGTTCTCCCCGCCGACCCTGCTTGCTCGTTGCTGCGTGACGCCGTGGTCGACGTGGACGAGGCGGGGCGTGTCACCCATGTCGGTCCCGCCTCCGAGGCTCCCGAAACGTCCGCTCCCGTGACCCGGTTGAGTGGTCTTCTCCTGCCCGGTCTGGTCAACGCGCACGCGCACAGCCCGATGACGCTGCTGCGCGGGATGGGCGGCGACCTGCCGCTGCTGCGGTGGCTGACCGAGATCATCTGGCCGGCCGAAGCGAAGCTGAAGCCCGCCGACATCCGCACCGGCATGGTGCTGGGCTCGGTCGAGATGCTGCGGCACGGTGTGACGACCAGCGCGGAGATGTACTTCGAAGGCGAACAGCTCGCCGACGCGGTGCTCACCACCGGTGGCCGCGTGATCCTGGCCCCGCCGGTCATGGAACTGCCGGGGATGGATTGGCGCGCGATGCTGAAGGGCATCGAACGCTGGATCGACACCGACGGTCTGCGGTTCGGCCCCGGTGAGCGGATCGAGGTCGGCTACGGGCCGCACTCGGCGTACATGCTGAACGAAGAGGCACTGCGCGCGACCGCGGAATCGGCCGCCGAGCGCGGCGCGCTGGTGCAGATCCACGTGGCCGAGGCGGCGCTCGAGGACGTCAAGCAGCGGGAAGTGCACGGCTCGGTGCCCGCGCTGCTGGAGAAGGTCGGGATGCTGCGGGGCCGGACGCTGGCCGCGCACGCCATCCACCTGTCCGACGAGGACATCGCGCTGTTCGCGGCGCGCGGGGTCGGGATGGCGCACTGCCCCGGCTCGAACGCGAAGCTCGCTTCGGGCATCGCGCGGGTCACGGACCTGCGGAAAGCGGGTGTCGCCGTCGGGCTCGGCACGGACGGCCCGGCGTCGAACGACGACATCGACCTGTGGGAGGAACTACAGCTCTCGGCGATGTTCGCGCGGCTCGCGACCGGCGACTCGACCGTGCTGACCGCGGCCGACGCCTTCCTGCTCGGCACCCGCGGCGGCGCCGACGCACTCGGCCGGACCGACATCGGCGCGCTGGAACCCGGCCGGTGGGCGGACATGGTGCACGTCGACCTCGATGACCCGGCCTTCGCGGCGGGCCTCGACGTCCCGGACGAGCAGTTGCTCTCGAACCTGGTGTGGGCCGCGGGCTCCCGCCGAGTGCGCGACGTGTGGGTGGCGGGCGAACAGGTCGTCGGCGACGGCGAATCCCTGCGAGTGGACCGCGCGAAAGTACAGGCCGAAGTCGCCGAAACCTCGGCGCGGCTGCGCTCTTGA
- a CDS encoding SDR family oxidoreductase produces MADLPLALVTGATRGIGAAVARALAPTHRLLLGGRDADALGELAGTLPGARAWPVELTDAEALEAATAEFGELDVLVHSAGVARLGTVETATDADWRANFEVNVLAVVTLTRQLLPALRAAKGHVVVINSGAGQNARAGWGPYAASKFAVRAFADALREEESALRVTSIYPGRTDTEMQQAIIADEGRSYEPERFLRPESVAAAVLAAVSATGDAHPTDVTLRPRGLV; encoded by the coding sequence ATGGCTGATCTTCCCCTCGCTCTCGTTACCGGCGCCACCCGCGGTATCGGTGCCGCGGTCGCCCGCGCGCTCGCCCCCACCCACCGGTTGCTGCTCGGCGGTCGCGACGCCGACGCGCTCGGCGAACTGGCGGGCACGCTGCCCGGTGCCAGGGCGTGGCCGGTCGAACTGACCGATGCCGAGGCGCTGGAAGCGGCGACCGCCGAGTTCGGCGAACTGGACGTACTGGTGCACTCGGCGGGTGTCGCGCGGCTCGGCACGGTCGAGACCGCCACCGACGCCGACTGGCGGGCGAACTTCGAGGTCAACGTGCTCGCCGTCGTCACCTTGACCAGGCAACTGCTGCCCGCGCTTCGCGCCGCGAAGGGGCACGTGGTCGTGATCAACTCGGGTGCCGGACAGAACGCGCGTGCGGGCTGGGGGCCCTACGCGGCGAGCAAGTTCGCCGTCCGTGCTTTCGCCGACGCGCTGCGGGAAGAGGAATCCGCGCTGCGGGTGACGTCGATCTACCCCGGCCGCACGGACACCGAAATGCAGCAGGCGATCATCGCCGACGAGGGCCGCTCGTACGAGCCGGAACGGTTCCTGCGCCCCGAGTCCGTCGCGGCCGCCGTGCTGGCCGCGGTCTCCGCCACCGGTGACGCGCACCCGACCGACGTGACCCTCCGGCCCCGCGGCCTGGTCTGA
- a CDS encoding class I SAM-dependent DNA methyltransferase encodes MTTSHLDATRDSYDTVAEDYAVRVGQLFDQEPISRAMLAAFAEQVSGPVVDVGCGPGHVTAHLASLGLDVAGVDLSPKMVEIARRQYPDLRFSVGSMTALDFPDGELGGLVAWWSIFHLPPEVLPSVFAEFRRTLAPGGRLLIGFHVGDERLSPETAYGHPVTYDAYLLEPGRIAELLGQAGFEVTARLAMEGRKRPQSCLSARAV; translated from the coding sequence GTGACCACCTCACATCTCGACGCCACCCGAGACTCCTACGACACCGTCGCCGAGGACTACGCGGTGCGGGTCGGACAGCTCTTCGACCAGGAGCCGATCAGCCGCGCGATGCTGGCCGCGTTCGCCGAGCAGGTGAGCGGCCCGGTCGTCGACGTCGGCTGTGGCCCAGGGCACGTCACCGCCCATCTGGCGTCGCTCGGCCTCGACGTCGCCGGTGTCGACCTGTCGCCGAAAATGGTCGAGATCGCCCGCCGTCAGTACCCTGACCTGCGGTTCTCCGTCGGCTCGATGACCGCTCTCGACTTCCCGGACGGCGAGCTGGGCGGCCTCGTCGCCTGGTGGTCGATCTTCCATCTGCCGCCCGAGGTGCTGCCGTCGGTGTTCGCGGAGTTCCGCCGCACGCTCGCGCCCGGTGGTCGCCTGCTGATCGGATTCCACGTCGGCGACGAGCGGCTGAGCCCGGAGACGGCGTACGGCCACCCGGTCACTTACGACGCGTACCTGCTGGAGCCCGGCAGGATCGCCGAGCTGCTGGGCCAGGCCGGGTTCGAGGTCACCGCGCGGCTGGCCATGGAAGGGAGGAAGCGACCACAGTCCTGTCTGTCCGCCCGCGCGGTTTGA
- a CDS encoding SdrD B-like domain-containing protein, protein MKRALVLMTAGTLLLATGAFPAHAQAPDVPSGCTGGAAPNPSLEQGSPPTGYTFNPAAPVPAGTSRSKQPKLSTASGYQADGGKYALISTPDKMVSTAYAAMKFVPGAVYTLTDWTGTNDDNLRLAGAVQETGLRFYNASDKVVLENKLKVAHAVETDTKLARQDFPPSTAPPSANAVKFFAATDRNWVMWDCVHLRIDSFSVKAEVRDPVSGAWGTTATIEAGTTVNYRFTVTNDGTTALAAVKVDDPYCDVQPTPIAALDAGKSATVTCDHKNVTEADNDHVSTVTVSSGKLPKKTATTTIKVTPPPAIDEIGEFVWNDVDRNGLQDSAEPGVPGVKVTLKDASGTALGTLTTDADGKYRFTKLKDGIYQVCFDISSLPPEFAGYIFTAKDAGDDAKDSDADPATGCTATTTVGPRKRQDLTLAAGLNAPMSKLGDFVWLDKDKDGLQGREELGVPDVKVTLKDASAKEVGSTVTGPDGRYVFDHLRWGSYQVCFDVGARQLTRSGAAQYNGTDSAADPATGCTPVAKLGPPEDLTRDAGLLEP, encoded by the coding sequence GTGAAACGGGCACTGGTGTTGATGACGGCCGGAACACTCCTGCTGGCCACGGGCGCTTTTCCCGCGCACGCGCAGGCTCCGGACGTCCCGTCCGGCTGCACCGGCGGGGCCGCGCCGAACCCGAGCCTGGAGCAGGGCAGCCCGCCCACCGGGTACACCTTCAACCCGGCCGCACCGGTGCCGGCGGGGACGTCGAGGAGTAAACAGCCAAAGCTGTCGACGGCCAGTGGCTACCAGGCCGACGGCGGCAAATACGCCCTGATCTCGACGCCGGACAAGATGGTCAGCACCGCCTACGCGGCGATGAAGTTCGTGCCCGGCGCCGTCTACACGCTGACCGACTGGACCGGCACGAACGACGACAACCTCCGGCTCGCGGGCGCCGTCCAGGAAACGGGACTGCGGTTCTACAACGCGTCCGACAAGGTCGTCCTGGAGAACAAGCTCAAAGTCGCGCACGCCGTCGAGACCGACACCAAACTGGCAAGGCAGGACTTCCCGCCGTCGACCGCGCCCCCGTCGGCGAACGCGGTGAAGTTCTTCGCCGCCACCGACCGCAACTGGGTCATGTGGGACTGCGTCCACCTGCGGATCGACTCGTTCTCGGTGAAGGCGGAGGTTCGGGATCCGGTGAGCGGCGCCTGGGGCACCACGGCCACGATCGAGGCGGGCACCACCGTGAACTACCGGTTCACGGTGACCAACGACGGCACCACGGCCTTGGCGGCGGTCAAGGTCGACGATCCGTATTGCGACGTGCAGCCCACGCCGATCGCGGCGCTCGACGCAGGCAAGTCCGCGACCGTCACCTGCGACCACAAGAACGTCACCGAAGCGGACAACGACCACGTCAGCACCGTGACCGTCTCCAGCGGCAAGCTGCCGAAGAAGACCGCGACCACGACCATCAAGGTCACCCCGCCGCCCGCGATCGACGAGATCGGGGAGTTCGTCTGGAACGACGTCGACCGGAACGGTCTGCAGGATTCCGCGGAGCCGGGTGTCCCAGGCGTGAAGGTGACACTGAAGGACGCGTCGGGCACGGCGCTCGGCACGCTCACCACGGACGCCGACGGCAAATACCGCTTCACGAAGCTGAAGGACGGCATTTACCAGGTCTGCTTCGACATCAGCTCGCTTCCGCCGGAGTTCGCGGGCTACATCTTCACGGCGAAGGACGCCGGTGACGACGCGAAGGACTCCGATGCCGATCCGGCGACCGGCTGCACGGCGACCACCACGGTCGGCCCTCGGAAGCGCCAGGACCTGACGCTCGCCGCGGGTCTCAACGCGCCGATGAGCAAACTGGGTGACTTCGTCTGGCTGGACAAGGACAAGGACGGCCTGCAGGGCCGCGAGGAGCTCGGCGTCCCGGACGTGAAGGTGACGCTGAAGGACGCTTCCGCGAAGGAGGTCGGCTCGACCGTGACCGGGCCGGACGGGCGGTACGTCTTCGATCACCTGCGCTGGGGCTCGTACCAGGTGTGTTTCGACGTCGGTGCCCGGCAGCTGACCAGGTCCGGTGCCGCGCAGTACAACGGCACCGATTCGGCGGCGGATCCCGCGACCGGATGCACGCCGGTGGCCAAGCTCGGCCCGCCGGAGGATCTGACCAGGGACGCCGGATTGCTCGAGCCGTGA
- a CDS encoding PhoX family protein, protein MSFEPQRLLPLITSHPGGRSAVTCEYRCGNACAHPEPNTSDNEYFGDVVKNMLSRRGALKAGAVMAAAAGGFAALSGTAAAAEAPADVAAAGHGKPGRPGRPVPGTDFEAVPPNKLDAVTIPEGYDQRVVIRWGDAVEWGAPKFDFRKQTAAAQAKQFGYNNDFVGLIPQDPLGIGNLLVVNHEYTTEVHMFPADQYDPANPTEEQVKIAWAAHGLSVVQTFRDPIGGALRAVPSPFNRRITLNTAFEVRGPAAGSKFLKTSADPTGRKVFGTQNNCAGGVTPWGTVLSGEENVNQYFANAASVTDPVAAARLKRYGFSGAGTTRKWERFDKRWDLAQEPNEANRFGWVVEIDPNDPNSTPVKHTALGRFKHEAANIKITKDGRVAVYSGDDERFEYIYKFVSKGKYKPGKSAYARRHNSALLDDGTLYVARFTGDSPGEIDGTGKLPKDGEFDGVGEWIPLVSGDKSFVDGFTAEEVYVFTRQAADKVQPTKMDRPEDIEPNPVNGRIYAALTNNSDRGAAGKAGVDEPNPRVNNRNGHVLEWDEDRGDSAATKFKWRLLLVCGDPKAADTYFGGFPKEQVSPISCPDNVAFDRHGNLWISTDGNALGSNDGLFSVPVDGPERGHVKQFLSVPVGAETCGPVVTDHLVLVAVQHPGENAASSANPTSHWPDGGTAQPRPSIVSVWKKGRWGQVGRIGVK, encoded by the coding sequence GTGTCCTTCGAGCCTCAGCGGCTCCTGCCGTTGATCACCTCCCACCCCGGCGGCCGCTCCGCGGTCACCTGCGAGTACCGCTGCGGCAACGCGTGCGCCCACCCCGAGCCCAACACGTCGGACAACGAGTACTTCGGCGACGTCGTCAAGAACATGCTGTCCCGTCGCGGCGCGCTGAAGGCCGGTGCCGTGATGGCGGCGGCCGCCGGTGGTTTCGCCGCGCTGTCCGGCACGGCCGCCGCTGCCGAGGCCCCTGCGGACGTCGCCGCCGCGGGACACGGCAAGCCGGGCCGCCCCGGTCGTCCGGTGCCCGGCACCGACTTCGAAGCGGTGCCGCCGAACAAGCTCGACGCGGTCACCATTCCCGAGGGCTACGACCAGCGTGTCGTCATCCGCTGGGGCGACGCCGTCGAGTGGGGCGCGCCGAAGTTCGACTTCCGCAAGCAGACCGCGGCCGCGCAGGCCAAGCAGTTCGGCTACAACAACGACTTCGTCGGCCTGATCCCGCAGGACCCGCTGGGCATCGGCAACCTGCTGGTGGTGAACCACGAGTACACCACCGAGGTCCACATGTTCCCGGCCGACCAGTACGACCCGGCCAACCCGACCGAGGAGCAGGTCAAGATCGCCTGGGCCGCCCACGGTCTCTCGGTCGTCCAGACGTTCCGCGACCCGATCGGTGGCGCGCTGCGTGCGGTGCCGAGCCCGTTCAACCGCCGCATCACGCTGAACACCGCCTTCGAGGTGCGCGGCCCGGCGGCCGGCTCGAAGTTCCTCAAGACCTCCGCGGACCCGACCGGCCGCAAGGTCTTCGGCACGCAGAACAACTGCGCCGGCGGCGTGACCCCTTGGGGCACCGTGCTTTCCGGTGAGGAGAACGTCAACCAGTACTTCGCCAACGCGGCGAGCGTCACCGACCCGGTCGCGGCCGCGCGCCTGAAGCGCTACGGCTTCTCCGGCGCCGGGACCACCCGCAAGTGGGAGCGGTTCGACAAGCGCTGGGACCTCGCGCAGGAGCCGAACGAGGCCAACCGGTTCGGCTGGGTCGTCGAAATCGACCCGAACGACCCGAACTCGACGCCGGTCAAGCACACCGCGCTCGGCCGGTTCAAGCATGAAGCCGCGAACATCAAGATCACCAAGGACGGCCGCGTCGCCGTCTATTCCGGTGATGACGAGCGCTTCGAGTACATCTACAAGTTTGTCTCCAAGGGCAAGTACAAGCCGGGCAAGAGCGCGTACGCGCGACGCCACAACTCCGCGCTGCTCGACGACGGCACCCTGTACGTCGCCCGCTTCACCGGTGACAGCCCCGGCGAGATCGACGGCACCGGAAAGCTCCCCAAGGACGGCGAATTCGACGGCGTCGGCGAGTGGATCCCGCTGGTCTCCGGCGACAAGTCCTTTGTGGACGGTTTCACCGCCGAAGAGGTCTACGTGTTCACGCGGCAGGCGGCGGACAAGGTCCAGCCGACGAAGATGGACCGCCCCGAGGACATCGAGCCGAACCCGGTCAACGGCCGCATCTACGCCGCGCTGACGAACAACAGCGACCGCGGCGCGGCGGGCAAGGCGGGCGTCGACGAGCCGAACCCGCGCGTCAACAACCGCAACGGGCACGTCCTGGAATGGGACGAGGACCGCGGCGACTCGGCGGCCACGAAGTTCAAGTGGCGTCTGCTGCTGGTCTGCGGTGACCCGAAGGCGGCGGACACCTACTTCGGCGGCTTCCCGAAGGAGCAGGTCAGCCCGATCTCCTGCCCGGACAACGTTGCGTTCGACCGGCACGGGAACCTGTGGATCTCCACCGACGGCAACGCGCTCGGCTCCAACGACGGCCTGTTCTCGGTGCCGGTCGACGGTCCGGAACGCGGGCACGTCAAGCAGTTCCTGTCGGTCCCGGTCGGCGCGGAGACCTGCGGCCCGGTGGTGACCGACCACCTGGTGCTCGTCGCCGTGCAGCACCCCGGTGAGAACGCCGCCAGCTCCGCGAACCCGACCTCGCACTGGCCGGACGGCGGCACGGCCCAGCCGCGGCCGTCGATCGTGTCGGTGTGGAAGAAGGGCCGCTGGGGCCAGGTCGGCCGCATCGGCGTCAAGTAA
- a CDS encoding PhoX family protein, giving the protein MKFLPLLAGHSPSRASVTCTYRCGDACFHDAPNTSDNPTFAEVLGAVSRRGALKATAVVALAAGTPIALAAPAAAGRPKPPPGTDYQRVRPNTLDAVVVPEGYQQGIVIRWGDAVLPGAPEFDFDHQTAEAQAKQFGYNCDFAALLPLDRWGLSSLLVTNHEYTSEEFMFRGYDRDNPTEEQVKIAWAAHGLTVVQVSRGRDTGHLRPRMSRYNRRITLHTPFKVTGPAAGSDLLKTAADPTGTVVLGTMNNCAGGVTPWGTILSGEENINQYFGNAETVTDPVARKRYARYGIKGTATTRKWERFDARWDIAREPNEAHRFGWVIELDPNDPDSAPVKHTHLGRFKHETANIRVAKDGRVVAYSGDDERFEYIYKFISKGRMKPGDSAHARRHNMTLLDDGTLYVGRFTGDSPAAEIDGTGKLPKDGEFDGGGEWIPLASGTKSFVDGMTAEEVYVFTREAADRVGATKMDRPEDIQAHPRTGRIYCALSNNVERGNPGKEGATEPNPRLNNKHGQVLELEERRGDALALTFSWRLFLVCGDPASPDTYFAGFPKDQVSPISSPDNVAFDKHGNLWISTDSAGALGINDGLYSVPLEGRNRGELKLFLTVPRGAETCGPIVEEKIVTVCVQHPGEVDGANADKPASHWPDGGENQPRPSVVAVWKPGKHGLSDIGS; this is encoded by the coding sequence GTGAAGTTCCTTCCGTTACTGGCCGGCCACTCACCAAGCCGGGCTTCAGTGACCTGCACCTACCGTTGTGGCGACGCGTGCTTCCACGACGCGCCGAACACCTCGGACAACCCCACCTTCGCCGAAGTGCTCGGCGCGGTGAGCCGGCGTGGCGCGCTGAAGGCGACCGCCGTCGTCGCGCTGGCGGCCGGCACCCCGATCGCGCTCGCCGCGCCCGCCGCCGCGGGACGCCCGAAACCGCCGCCGGGCACCGACTACCAGCGCGTCCGGCCGAACACACTCGACGCCGTCGTGGTGCCGGAGGGCTACCAGCAGGGCATCGTGATCCGCTGGGGTGACGCGGTGCTGCCGGGCGCGCCCGAGTTCGACTTCGACCACCAGACCGCCGAGGCGCAGGCGAAGCAGTTCGGCTACAACTGCGACTTCGCCGCGCTGCTGCCGCTCGACCGCTGGGGGCTTTCCTCGCTCCTGGTCACGAACCACGAGTACACCTCGGAAGAGTTCATGTTCCGCGGTTACGACCGGGACAACCCGACCGAGGAACAGGTCAAGATCGCTTGGGCCGCGCATGGGCTGACGGTCGTCCAGGTGTCGCGCGGACGCGACACCGGGCACCTGCGGCCCAGAATGTCCCGCTACAACCGGCGGATCACGCTGCACACCCCGTTCAAGGTGACCGGTCCGGCGGCCGGGAGCGACCTGCTCAAGACCGCCGCCGATCCCACCGGCACGGTGGTGCTGGGCACGATGAACAACTGCGCCGGCGGGGTCACGCCGTGGGGCACGATCCTGTCCGGCGAGGAGAACATCAACCAGTACTTCGGGAACGCGGAAACAGTGACTGATCCCGTGGCGCGCAAGCGATACGCGCGCTACGGCATCAAGGGCACCGCGACCACCCGCAAGTGGGAACGGTTCGACGCGCGCTGGGACATCGCCAGGGAGCCGAACGAGGCCCACCGCTTCGGCTGGGTGATCGAACTCGACCCGAACGATCCGGACAGTGCCCCGGTCAAGCACACGCATCTGGGCCGGTTCAAGCACGAGACGGCGAACATCCGCGTCGCCAAAGACGGCCGCGTGGTCGCCTACTCCGGGGACGACGAGCGCTTCGAATACATCTACAAGTTCATCTCGAAGGGCCGTATGAAGCCGGGCGACAGCGCGCATGCCCGGCGGCACAACATGACCTTGCTCGACGACGGCACGCTCTACGTCGGCCGGTTCACCGGCGACAGCCCGGCCGCCGAGATCGACGGCACCGGAAAGCTCCCCAAGGACGGCGAATTCGACGGCGGCGGCGAGTGGATCCCGCTCGCTTCCGGCACGAAGTCCTTTGTGGACGGAATGACCGCCGAAGAGGTGTACGTCTTCACTCGCGAGGCGGCCGACCGGGTGGGCGCGACCAAGATGGACCGCCCCGAGGACATCCAGGCGCATCCGCGCACCGGCCGGATCTACTGCGCGCTCAGCAACAACGTCGAGCGCGGCAACCCCGGCAAGGAAGGCGCCACCGAGCCCAATCCGCGGCTGAACAACAAGCACGGTCAGGTACTGGAACTGGAGGAGCGCCGCGGGGACGCGCTCGCGCTGACGTTCAGCTGGCGGCTGTTCCTGGTGTGCGGTGATCCGGCGTCGCCCGACACCTACTTCGCCGGTTTCCCCAAGGACCAGGTCTCGCCGATCTCCAGCCCGGACAACGTCGCCTTCGACAAGCACGGCAACCTGTGGATCTCCACCGACTCGGCGGGCGCGCTGGGCATCAACGACGGCCTGTACTCGGTGCCGTTGGAAGGCCGCAACCGCGGCGAGCTGAAGCTCTTCCTCACCGTGCCTCGCGGCGCGGAGACCTGCGGTCCGATCGTCGAGGAGAAGATCGTCACGGTCTGTGTCCAGCATCCGGGTGAAGTCGACGGGGCGAATGCCGACAAACCGGCCTCCCATTGGCCCGACGGCGGCGAAAATCAGCCTCGTCCGTCGGTGGTGGCGGTCTGGAAGCCTGGGAAACATGGCCTGTCGGACATCGGTTCTTAG
- a CDS encoding MFS transporter: protein MSAEPHSSLLDALKGQPKQVWITAFAAVIAFMGIGLVDPILLSIAEGLHATPSEVTLLFSSYLGVQAVAMLVTGAMSARFGAKRTVVVGLTLVVVATALCAASGSIEQLIGLRAIWGLGNAFFIATALSVIVGAATGGQAGAILLYEAALGVGLAVGPLLGALLGSISWRGPFIGTSLLMLCGLVLCSIFLTADAKKERPKIRLLDPFRALKHGGLLRTSIGSALYTAAFFVVLAWSPFVLEWSAVAVGLIFCGWGLSVAVAGVVLAPKLAAKLGERHATVVAVFGYAVLLLIMAIPSKPVLVVGIILSGLVSGLLNTLFTGTAMSISGAPRPVASAGYNFCRWLGGAVAATVVGHLAEWFGAKQAPFVIAAILCVLAGALLTIREKTADPHTVPAEAVLVGEEM, encoded by the coding sequence ATGAGCGCTGAGCCTCACTCGAGCCTGTTGGACGCCCTCAAAGGACAGCCCAAACAGGTATGGATCACCGCGTTCGCCGCGGTCATCGCGTTCATGGGCATCGGGCTGGTCGACCCGATCCTGCTGTCGATCGCCGAAGGCCTGCATGCGACGCCGTCCGAAGTGACGCTGCTGTTCTCCTCCTATCTGGGGGTCCAGGCGGTCGCCATGCTGGTGACCGGCGCGATGAGTGCCCGGTTCGGGGCCAAGCGGACCGTGGTCGTCGGGCTGACACTGGTCGTCGTCGCCACCGCGCTGTGTGCCGCGTCCGGGTCGATCGAGCAGCTCATCGGGCTGCGCGCGATCTGGGGCCTCGGCAACGCCTTCTTCATCGCGACCGCGCTTTCGGTGATCGTCGGCGCCGCGACCGGCGGCCAGGCGGGCGCGATCCTGCTCTACGAAGCCGCGCTCGGCGTCGGCCTCGCGGTCGGCCCGCTGCTCGGCGCCCTGCTGGGCAGCATCTCCTGGCGCGGCCCGTTCATCGGCACTTCGCTGCTGATGCTGTGCGGTCTCGTGCTGTGCTCGATCTTCCTGACCGCCGACGCCAAGAAAGAACGGCCGAAGATCCGCCTGCTCGACCCGTTCCGCGCGCTGAAACACGGCGGGCTGCTGCGCACTTCGATCGGTTCCGCGCTCTACACCGCCGCGTTCTTCGTGGTGCTGGCCTGGTCGCCGTTCGTACTGGAGTGGAGTGCTGTCGCGGTCGGCCTGATCTTCTGCGGCTGGGGCCTTTCGGTCGCCGTCGCGGGTGTGGTGCTGGCGCCGAAACTCGCCGCGAAACTCGGGGAACGGCACGCGACCGTGGTCGCCGTCTTCGGCTACGCCGTACTGCTGCTGATCATGGCGATCCCGAGCAAGCCGGTGCTGGTCGTCGGCATCATCCTGTCGGGGCTGGTCTCCGGGCTGCTCAACACGCTCTTCACCGGGACGGCCATGTCGATCAGCGGTGCCCCGCGTCCGGTCGCGAGCGCCGGGTACAACTTCTGCCGCTGGCTCGGCGGCGCGGTCGCCGCGACCGTCGTCGGTCACCTCGCCGAGTGGTTCGGCGCCAAGCAGGCGCCGTTCGTGATCGCCGCCATCCTGTGCGTGCTCGCCGGCGCCCTGCTGACGATCCGCGAGAAGACCGCGGACCCGCACACGGTCCCGGCCGAAGCGGTCCTCGTCGGCGAAGAGATGTAA
- a CDS encoding MarR family winged helix-turn-helix transcriptional regulator, which translates to MITKVADLAHRLRPLVFRLYYLVRRETPQVQLTLTQGSVLSELLNGGPRRMSALAELERVRMPTMTDVVRRLERLGLVSRRTDPADGRAVLVEVTEVGQRFHRQLIVAREEFLRERLLELDENDRFAIEAALPALTKLLRQEIQEDKKEELIRDER; encoded by the coding sequence GTGATCACGAAAGTCGCCGACCTCGCCCACCGGCTCCGCCCGCTGGTGTTCCGGCTGTACTACCTCGTCCGCCGGGAGACCCCGCAGGTGCAGCTGACCCTCACCCAGGGTTCGGTGCTGTCGGAACTGCTGAACGGCGGACCGCGCCGGATGAGCGCGCTCGCCGAGCTCGAACGGGTCCGGATGCCGACGATGACCGACGTCGTCCGCCGCCTCGAACGGCTCGGCCTGGTCAGTCGCCGTACGGATCCCGCCGACGGCAGGGCCGTGCTCGTCGAGGTCACCGAGGTGGGGCAGCGCTTTCATCGCCAGTTGATCGTCGCCAGGGAGGAGTTCCTCCGCGAGCGGCTCCTCGAACTGGACGAGAACGACCGCTTCGCGATCGAAGCCGCGCTTCCCGCCCTCACGAAGTTGCTGCGGCAAGAAATCCAGGAAGACAAGAAGGAGGAACTGATCCGCGATGAGCGCTGA